In the genome of Cydia strobilella chromosome Z, ilCydStro3.1, whole genome shotgun sequence, one region contains:
- the LOC134755179 gene encoding uncharacterized protein LOC134755179, producing MDSESRSESALNSPTEPDVSLAASLTDPIEATTLEEARRTIRDLRMKYRAQAHQLLTWRRAHRIQEDLVSRLQIEKANQLKSLSSQLLLFESRLVRKQKEICNIIAVRESIIAKQQKAIEALQAKLLENGIEPTQAIPDFREMLQDTQIADFDSLNDSDSAVIMEDVDSDCSNLTHVPRFRNADSVTIVRSISDAIDPNLKYSIIRRSNGFLRRPEILETVYSVEEEADADSMKGLSAQNSTEKEIKDNKTDEEKQNDSTSLLTQRRDNFRMRSVMLTEALKSIDDEKKNEAWAYSYVPKKTASDDEATESDEETKRNPVVTYNRVMSNHRNVTKPKDVKYKRINKAKSKSLEELRGRLKNWVDKGNKFANLTLEHAQSYA from the exons CCGGAGCGAGTCGGCTCTCAACAGCCCGACGGAGCCCGACGTGTCCCTAGCAGCCTCCCTTACGGACCCTATAGAGGCCACAACGCTAGAGGAGGCCCGAAGGACCATTAG AGACCTAAGAATGAAGTATCGCGCCCAAGCCCACCAGCTTCTAACCTGGCGGCGCGCGCACCGCATCCAAGAAGATCTCGTCTCCCGTCTACAAATAGAGAAAGCCAACCAGCTGAAATCCCTCTCCAGCCAGCTCCTCCTCTTCGAATCACGCCTGGTCCGAAAACAGAAGGAAATCTGCAACATCATCGCCGTCAGAGAGTCCATCATTGCCAAACAACAGAAAGCCATCGAAGCCTTGCAAGCGAAACTATTAGAAAACGGAATAGAACCAACACAAGCCATCCCGGACTTCAGAGAAATGCTCCAAGACACACAAATCGCCGATTTCGATAGCCTCAACGATTCCGATTCAGCCGTCATTATGGAAGACGTTGATTCAGACTGTAGTAATCTCACGCACGTACCACGCTTTAGAAACGCCGACTCGGTCACCATCGTACGATCCATCTCAGACGCTATCGATCCTAATTTAAAATACAGTATTATCCGCCGTTCTAACGGCTTCCTACGGCGTCCTGAGATATTAGAAACTGTGTACAGCGTTGAAGAAGAAGCCGATGCGGACTCCATGAAAGGTCTTAGCGCTCAGAACTCAACAGAAAAAGAGATTAAGGACAATAAGACGGACGAAGAAAAACAGAACGATTCCACAAGTCTTCTCACTCAAAGACGTGATAACTTCCGCATGAGAAGCGTCATGTTAACCGAAGCGCTCAAAAGCATAGACGATGAGAAGAAGAACGAGGCTTGGGCTTACAGCTATGTTCCAAAGAAGACCGCTTCAGACGACGAAGCTACTGAAAGCGACGAGGAAACGAAACGCAATCCAGTAGTAACCTACAACCGTGTAATGTCGAATCATCGGAACGTGACGAAACCAAAAGACGTGAAATACAAGAGGATAAACAAAGCAAAGTCGAAAAGCTTGGAGGAGTTGCGGGGCCGGCTCAAGAACTGGGTCGACAAAGGGAATAAGTTCGCAAACTTGACCTTGGAGCATGCGCAGAGCTACGCTTAA